The Mycolicibacterium brumae DNA window GAAGGAAATCTTGATGCTGACCCGCGAGAAGAACAAGCTGGAGCGCAGCCTCGGCGGTATCCGCGATATGGCCAAGGTGCCCTCGGCGATCTGGGTCGTCGACACCAACAAGGAGCACCTGGCCGTCAACGAGGCGATCAAGCTGGGCATCCCGGTCATCGCGATCCTGGACACCAACTGCGACCCGGATCAGGTCGACTACCCGATCCCGGCGAACGACGACGCCATCCGCTCGGCCGCGCTGCTGACCAAGGTGATCGCCTCTGCGGTCGCCGAGGGCCTGCAGGCCCGGGCCGGCCAGGCCGCCGGCGACGGCAAGCCCGAAGCCCAGGAGCCGTTGGCCGAGTGGGAGCAGGAACTGCTGGCCGGCGCCACCGCCGCCGCCGGTGGCGACGCCGCCGCTGCCACCGAACCGCCCGCCGACGCGTCCTAGTCGCACCGGTCCCCGGGTGGTCGTGTCGACCCCCGGGGACCTGCGCTGGGCCCACCCCAATCTTTCGAGGAAGAAGTTATGGCTAACTACACCGCCGCCGACGTCAAGAAGCTCCGCGAGCTGACCGGCTCCGGGATGATGGACTGCAAGAACGCCCTGGCCGAGTCCGACGGCGACTTCGACAAGGCCGTCGAGGTGCTGCGCATCAAGGGCGCCAAGGACGTCGGCAAGCGCGCCGAGCGCGCCACCGCCGAGGGCCTGGTCGCCGCCAAGGACGGCGCGCTGATCGAGCTCAACTCCGAGACCGACTTCGTCGCCAAGAACGCCGAGTTCCAGGCGCTGGCCGACGCGATCGTCGACGCCGCCGTGGCGTCGGAGGCCAACGACGTCGACACCCTGCTGGCCGCCAAGATCGGCGACCAGACGGTCGAGGAGGCCATCGGCGCGCTGTCCGCCAAGATCGGCGAGAAGCTGGTGCTGCGCCGGGCCGCCTACTTCGGCGGAACCGTCGAGCCCTACCTGCACAAGCGTGCCGCGGACCTGCCGCCGGCCGTCGGCGTGCTGGTCGAGTACACCGGTGACGACAGCGATGCCGCGCACGCCGCCGCGCTGCAGATCGCCGCGCTCAAGGCCCGCTACCTCACCCGCGACGACGTCCCGGAGGACGTGGTGGCCAACGAGCGCCGCATCGCCGAGGAGACCGCCAAGGCCGAGGGCAAGCCCGAAGCCGCGCTGCCCAAGATCACCGAGGGCCGGGTCAACGGCTTCTTCAAGGACGTCGTGCTGCTGGATCAGCCGTCGGTGTCCGACAACAAGAAGACCGTCAAGAACCTGCTCGACGACGCCGGGGTGACCGTCACCCGCTTCGTCCGCTTCGAGGTCGGCCAGCAATAAGAAACTTGAGCGGCGCACCAAACCGCTCAACACCAAGGCCCCGCGCCAACACCGGCGATCCCGGTGGCGCGGGGCCTTGTCATATCAGCGCCGCCATCGCCGCCCCGCTGTGCCCGCACCGATAGGATCTGCGCCATGCCCGCCGCCGCCGACCGCGTCAAAGCGGTCCCGCTGCTGTCGGTGATGCTGCTGGTCCTGGGCCTGCTGGCGGTCGCGTCGCCGCGCTCGGTCAGCAATATCCACTACCGGACCAACGGCGTCAGCTACACCCTGGACGTGCCCGACGGCGCGGAGTACGTGGCGCTCGGCGACTCGTACGCCTCCTCGGGCTCCAAATCCCGGCGGCTGCCCTTCGACGGCTGCGCCCGCAACCCCGACGACCTCGGCTACGTGGTGGCCGAACTTCTACAGCCAGCCAGTTTCACCGACCGGTCCTGCGCCGGCGCCGCGATCGCCTCGATCAGCCAGGTGGACCCCGAGCGGCCGGAGGTGAGCCCGCAGATCGACGCCGTCGGCCCGTCGACCCGGCTCGTCACCATGTCGCTAGGCGCCAACAGCATGGAGTTCGGCCCGCTGATCGTGAACTGCTTCATCAAGCCGAACACCGGGCTGTGCCAGTTCGTCTCCACCGTCAACCTGCCCGGCAGCGACAGCTACGAGGCGATCCGCGCCCGCTACCGCGAGGCCGTCGAACTCGTGGCCGGCCGCGCCGCCGCCGACGCCGACGTGGTGCTGGTCGGGTATCTGCCGCTGCACGCCGAATCCGGCCCGATCGACAGCAGCTGCCTGGCCGCCACCGGCGACTCCATCGAGAACATCGCCGCCTGGCGGATCTACCACCGCACGCTGAACCAGCTGGTCAGCGACGTCGCCTCGGACACCGGAGCGATCTACGTGGAGGCCCCGGGCGATCACCCGCTGTGCGCCCCGGACCCCTACGTCGCGGGCGAACAGGCCAACGACCCGGCCAACGGCATCGACGCCTACGGCCTGCACCCCACCGTCGAAGGCCAGCGCGAACTCGGCCGGCTGGTCGCCGACCGGATCCGCGCGCTGCGCAATCCGGCCGCCCCCGCGCAGATCGGCGCGCGCTAGTATCCCTGGCATGCCACGGGTTCACAGTTTCACCGACGACGCCCTCGCAGACCTCGACGCCGTCGGGCTGGTGCGGGCGCTGCAGGCCAAACAGGTGTCGGCCGCCGAACTCGCCGAAGCCGCGATCGCCCGCACCGAGGCCGTCAACCCGGCGCTGAACGGGCTGGCGTATCAGGCCTACGACCGGGCCCGAGCCACCGAAGCGGGCCACGGTTACTTTGCCGGCCTGCCGTCGTTCATCAAGGACACCACCGACGTCGCGGGCATGCCGACCATGAAGGGCACCGACGCCTGGACCCCGACGCCGATCGCCCAGGACGGCAAGTTCACCGCCGTCTTCGGCACCCTTGGCTTCACCCTGCTCGGCAAGACCCGGCTCTCGGAATTCGGGTTCAGCTGCACCTGCGAACACCCCCGGCTCGGGCCGGTCCGCAACCCGTGGGACACCGACCGCACCGCGGGCGCGTCATCGTCGGGCGCCGGCGCGTTCGTCGCCGCCGGAGTCACCCCCATCGCGCACGCCAACGACGGCGGCGGCTCGATCCGCATCCCGGCGTCCTGCAACGGGCTGGTCGGCCTCAAACCCACCCGCGGTCGGCTGCCGGCGGAGAGCGAATACCGCCAGCTGCCGATCAACATCGTCGCCGACGGCGTGGTGACCCGCAGCGTCCGCGACACCGCCGCCTTCTACCGGGAGGCCGAGCGGGTGTGGCGGCACCCGAAACTGCCGCCGATCGGCGACATCACCGGGCCGGGGAAGCGTCGGCTGACCATCGGCGTCACCACCGAATCCCTCAGACGCGACAGCGCGTCCGGCGTGCGGGCCGCCACCGAAGAGACCGCCGCGCTGCTGGAGGAGCTCGGCCACCGGGTGGAATGGGTCAACCGGCCGCCCGCCCCGGAATCCTTCCCCGACGATTTCCTGCTGTACTGGGCGTTCTGCTCGATGGCGACGGTGCGCAGCGGCAAACGGCTGTTCGGGCCGTCGTTCGACAAGTCCAAACTGGACAACCTGACCATGGGCCTGGACCGGCACGCGGTCCGCAACCTGCACCGGTTGCCCGCCGCCATCGCCCGGCTGGCCGCCACCCGGCGCCGGATGGCGAAGTTCACCGGGCGCTTCGACGTGCTGCTCACTCCGACCGTCGCCGACGAGCCGCTGCCGGTGGGCGCCATCGACCCGATGGACGACTACCCGAACATCGTCGACAAGCTGGTCGACTGGGTGGCGTTCACCCCGTTGCACAATGTGACGGGGGACCCGGCGATCTCGCTGCCGCTGGCCCGTTCCGAGTCCGGGCTGCCGATCGGGATGATGTTCGCCGCGCCGCTCGGCTCCGACGCCACGCTGCTGGAACTGGCCTACGAGCTGGAGGACGCCCGGCCGTTCGCCCGTATCCAGGACTGAGTCGAGCCGCCGAGGAACTCGACCCGGCGACGAGCTCAGGCCTTTGAGCGAGGACTGAGTCGAGCCGCCGAGGAACTCGACCCAGCCGCGTCGCGCCGATTGCCGATGAGGCAGGATAAGAAGCGTCCGTCAGCCGAGAGCGAGGAGTCCGATGGGGGCCAGCGAGATCCGTCCGAAGTACTCGCGGGTGCTGCTCAAGCTCGGTGGCGAGATGTTCGGCGGCGGCGCGGTCGGACTTGATCCCGACGTGGTCGCCCAGGTCGCCCGGGAGATCGCCGATGTGGTCAACAGCGGCGTGCAGGTGGCCGTCGTCATCGGTGGCGGCAACTTCTTCCGCGGCGCCCAACTGCAGCAGCGCGGCATGGAACGCACCCGAAGCGACTACATGGGCATGCTCGGCACCGTGATGAACAGCCTGGCCCTGCAAGACTTCCTGCAGAAGGAAGGCATCGACACCCGGGTGCAGACCGCCATCACCATGGGCCAGGTCGCCGAGCCGTACCTGCCGCTGCGCGCCGCCCGGCACCTGGAGAAGGGCCGCGTGGTCATCTTCGGCGCAGGCATGGGGCTGCCGTACTTCTCCACCGACACCACCGCCGCCCAGCGGGCCCTGGAGATCGGCGCCGAGGTGGTGCTGATGGCCAAGGCCGTCGACGGCGTCTTCACCGACGACCCGCGAACCAACCCCGACGCGCAGATGCTGCCTGAGATCACCCACCGCGAGGTCATCGACCGCGGACTGAAGGTCGCCGACGCGACCGCGTTCAGCCTGTGCATGGACAATGGCGTGC harbors:
- a CDS encoding SGNH/GDSL hydrolase family protein → MPAAADRVKAVPLLSVMLLVLGLLAVASPRSVSNIHYRTNGVSYTLDVPDGAEYVALGDSYASSGSKSRRLPFDGCARNPDDLGYVVAELLQPASFTDRSCAGAAIASISQVDPERPEVSPQIDAVGPSTRLVTMSLGANSMEFGPLIVNCFIKPNTGLCQFVSTVNLPGSDSYEAIRARYREAVELVAGRAAADADVVLVGYLPLHAESGPIDSSCLAATGDSIENIAAWRIYHRTLNQLVSDVASDTGAIYVEAPGDHPLCAPDPYVAGEQANDPANGIDAYGLHPTVEGQRELGRLVADRIRALRNPAAPAQIGAR
- a CDS encoding amidase is translated as MPRVHSFTDDALADLDAVGLVRALQAKQVSAAELAEAAIARTEAVNPALNGLAYQAYDRARATEAGHGYFAGLPSFIKDTTDVAGMPTMKGTDAWTPTPIAQDGKFTAVFGTLGFTLLGKTRLSEFGFSCTCEHPRLGPVRNPWDTDRTAGASSSGAGAFVAAGVTPIAHANDGGGSIRIPASCNGLVGLKPTRGRLPAESEYRQLPINIVADGVVTRSVRDTAAFYREAERVWRHPKLPPIGDITGPGKRRLTIGVTTESLRRDSASGVRAATEETAALLEELGHRVEWVNRPPAPESFPDDFLLYWAFCSMATVRSGKRLFGPSFDKSKLDNLTMGLDRHAVRNLHRLPAAIARLAATRRRMAKFTGRFDVLLTPTVADEPLPVGAIDPMDDYPNIVDKLVDWVAFTPLHNVTGDPAISLPLARSESGLPIGMMFAAPLGSDATLLELAYELEDARPFARIQD
- the rpsB gene encoding 30S ribosomal protein S2 codes for the protein MAVVTMKQLLDSGAHFGHQTRRWNPKMKRFIFTDRNGIYIIDLQQTLTYIDKAYEFVKETVAHGGTVLFVGTKKQAQESIAEEATRVGMPYVNQRWLGGMLTNFSTVHKRLQRMKELEAMEQTGGFEGRTKKEILMLTREKNKLERSLGGIRDMAKVPSAIWVVDTNKEHLAVNEAIKLGIPVIAILDTNCDPDQVDYPIPANDDAIRSAALLTKVIASAVAEGLQARAGQAAGDGKPEAQEPLAEWEQELLAGATAAAGGDAAAATEPPADAS
- the tsf gene encoding translation elongation factor Ts → MANYTAADVKKLRELTGSGMMDCKNALAESDGDFDKAVEVLRIKGAKDVGKRAERATAEGLVAAKDGALIELNSETDFVAKNAEFQALADAIVDAAVASEANDVDTLLAAKIGDQTVEEAIGALSAKIGEKLVLRRAAYFGGTVEPYLHKRAADLPPAVGVLVEYTGDDSDAAHAAALQIAALKARYLTRDDVPEDVVANERRIAEETAKAEGKPEAALPKITEGRVNGFFKDVVLLDQPSVSDNKKTVKNLLDDAGVTVTRFVRFEVGQQ
- the pyrH gene encoding UMP kinase, which codes for MGASEIRPKYSRVLLKLGGEMFGGGAVGLDPDVVAQVAREIADVVNSGVQVAVVIGGGNFFRGAQLQQRGMERTRSDYMGMLGTVMNSLALQDFLQKEGIDTRVQTAITMGQVAEPYLPLRAARHLEKGRVVIFGAGMGLPYFSTDTTAAQRALEIGAEVVLMAKAVDGVFTDDPRTNPDAQMLPEITHREVIDRGLKVADATAFSLCMDNGVPILVFNLLTPGNIARAVAGEKIGTLVTTSGAQR